A single genomic interval of Salinarchaeum sp. IM2453 harbors:
- a CDS encoding universal stress protein, with protein MRVLVPIDGSDPAEQALQHAVDYDPDAVVVIHVIDPAVGLRTGEAYTSYDQFLDAGKQRANSLFARASEIVPDELLETDTVIGSPAREIVSYAEENDIDQIVLGSHGRSGISRILLGSVAEGVTRRAPVPVTVVR; from the coding sequence ATGCGTGTCTTGGTCCCTATTGACGGTTCTGACCCAGCAGAACAAGCACTTCAGCATGCCGTTGACTACGATCCCGATGCTGTCGTTGTAATTCACGTTATTGACCCAGCTGTTGGGCTTCGAACCGGCGAGGCTTACACCTCATACGATCAATTTCTGGATGCCGGCAAGCAACGGGCAAACAGTCTGTTTGCCCGTGCAAGCGAAATTGTCCCCGATGAACTTCTTGAAACCGATACTGTGATCGGATCTCCTGCCCGGGAAATCGTTTCATATGCTGAAGAAAATGATATTGACCAGATTGTTCTTGGCAGTCATGGCCGATCAGGGATTTCTCGTATCTTGCTTGGCAGTGTCGCTGAAGGTGTTACTCGCCGGGCTCCTGTTCCTGTAACAGTTGTTAGATAA